The following proteins are co-located in the Aeromicrobium phoceense genome:
- a CDS encoding FadR/GntR family transcriptional regulator yields the protein MTTHVPRTPRASTARGSERSRETLRILTENITSGRWPLNSRIPTESELMAELGVGRSTLREAVSSLTALGMLEPARSRGTFVRSLSPVSAVLSDFIGRHENPEILQVRRLLEVESTRLAALLRTDEQVERLAAAHERDLNDDQSQGVVRGATPGEFHAIILEAAGNSLMADLHAGLMRGVRTAMARGEMVPQISAAERLADHGRILDAIREQDPVRAAQAAADHVDHDLTTAG from the coding sequence ATGACCACGCACGTCCCCCGAACACCGCGAGCGTCCACGGCGCGCGGTTCGGAGCGATCGCGCGAGACCCTGCGCATCCTGACCGAGAACATCACCTCGGGTCGCTGGCCGCTCAACAGCCGGATCCCCACCGAGTCCGAGCTCATGGCCGAACTGGGCGTCGGGCGCAGCACCCTGCGCGAGGCGGTGAGCTCCCTGACCGCCCTCGGGATGCTCGAGCCGGCCCGCAGCCGCGGCACGTTCGTCCGCTCGCTCAGCCCCGTCAGCGCGGTGCTGTCGGACTTCATCGGCAGGCACGAGAATCCCGAGATCCTGCAGGTGCGACGGCTGCTGGAGGTCGAGTCCACGCGGCTGGCCGCCCTGCTGCGCACCGACGAGCAGGTCGAGCGGCTCGCCGCGGCGCACGAGCGCGACCTCAACGACGACCAGTCGCAGGGCGTCGTCCGCGGCGCGACCCCGGGAGAGTTCCACGCCATCATCCTCGAGGCGGCCGGGAACTCGCTGATGGCCGACCTCCACGCCGGGCTGATGCGCGGCGTGCGCACGGCGATGGCACGGGGCGAGATGGTGCCGCAGATCTCCGCGGCCGAGCGCCTGGCCGATCACGGTCGGATCCTCGACGCCATCAGGGAGCAGGATCCGGTCCGAGCCGCACAGGCTGCCGCGGACCACGTCGATCATGACCTGACGACCGCGGGATGA
- a CDS encoding iron chelate uptake ABC transporter family permease subunit, with protein sequence MTLTRPRALALASSAVVVAMVLSVAVGSHPLSPARVWEVWWTPDTTQASVAVHELRWPRTVVGLVAGAALGLAGALMQTLTRNPLADPGVLGVNAGAALAVVVASALTGVTSVGSSLWAALVGAFLAVGVVHVLGDTGSTGGSPARIALAGAAVPAAPSAIVQTVILADQEVFNEFRFWAAGSLDGRALGTAGTILPFVAAGVALAAALAPRLNALALGDDTGRSLGLDVRRTRLLTVVAVALLCAAATAAVGPIAFVGLGVPHVARALCGSDQRWVLPCSVLLGAAFLLVADVLGRVLGGTSEVQAGIVTAILGGPVFIAVVRRRRIEAL encoded by the coding sequence GTGACCCTGACGCGACCCCGTGCCCTCGCGCTGGCGTCCTCGGCCGTCGTCGTCGCGATGGTGCTGAGCGTCGCCGTGGGCTCGCACCCCCTGTCCCCCGCGCGCGTGTGGGAGGTCTGGTGGACCCCCGACACGACGCAGGCCTCGGTCGCCGTCCACGAGCTGCGCTGGCCGCGCACGGTCGTCGGGCTCGTCGCCGGCGCGGCCCTCGGTCTGGCGGGTGCGCTCATGCAGACCCTGACGCGCAACCCCCTCGCCGACCCGGGCGTGCTCGGGGTGAACGCGGGGGCCGCCCTCGCCGTGGTGGTGGCCAGCGCCCTCACCGGGGTGACGTCGGTCGGCTCCTCGCTGTGGGCCGCGCTCGTCGGGGCCTTCCTCGCCGTCGGCGTGGTGCACGTCCTCGGCGACACCGGCAGCACGGGAGGCAGCCCGGCGCGCATCGCGCTGGCGGGCGCCGCGGTGCCCGCCGCGCCGTCCGCGATCGTCCAGACGGTGATCCTGGCCGACCAGGAGGTCTTCAACGAGTTCCGCTTCTGGGCGGCGGGCTCGCTCGACGGGCGCGCTCTGGGCACGGCCGGCACGATCCTGCCGTTCGTCGCGGCGGGGGTCGCCCTGGCCGCCGCGCTGGCTCCGCGGCTGAACGCGCTGGCGCTCGGCGACGACACGGGGCGGTCGCTGGGCCTCGACGTCCGCCGCACCCGGCTGCTCACCGTCGTCGCCGTCGCCCTGCTGTGCGCCGCCGCCACCGCGGCCGTCGGACCGATCGCCTTCGTCGGCCTCGGCGTCCCTCACGTCGCGCGAGCCCTCTGCGGCTCCGACCAACGCTGGGTCCTGCCGTGCTCGGTGCTCCTGGGCGCGGCGTTCCTCCTGGTGGCCGACGTGCTGGGCCGCGTCCTCGGCGGCACGTCCGAGGTCCAGGCCGGCATCGTCACCGCGATCCTCGGCGGACCCGTCTTCATCGCGGTCGTGCGTCGCCGCCGGATCGAGGCCCTGTGA
- a CDS encoding FecCD family ABC transporter permease, with protein sequence MFALVATLVAAGLAVMALTIGDYGLSPSQVLRALAGDGSDPLAEFFVREQRAPRVVCALLVGAALGVSGAIIQQVSDNPLGSPDIVGFTIGAATGALIQITVLGGGPDATAPAALVGGLVTAAVVGALAWQGGRHGGIPGVRLVLVGIGVAAVLQAVNTLLVVRADLSAAQDAAHWLAGSFNAMTWQDVARLGLVLAVVAPFTAALARTLPVLALGDDAARGIGVPVESSRLALVVCGVVLVAAATAVAGPIAFIALAAPQLARRITRTAGSGLASAALMGAALTLASDIVAQRLFAPTQLPVGVVSGSLGGLYLIWLLTREKR encoded by the coding sequence ATGTTCGCCCTCGTCGCGACGCTCGTCGCGGCTGGCCTCGCCGTAATGGCCCTGACGATCGGCGACTACGGACTCAGTCCTTCCCAGGTGCTGCGTGCCCTGGCCGGGGACGGGAGCGACCCGCTGGCCGAGTTCTTCGTGCGCGAGCAGCGCGCGCCGCGCGTGGTGTGCGCCCTGCTCGTGGGCGCCGCGCTGGGCGTGTCCGGCGCGATCATCCAGCAGGTCTCCGACAACCCCTTGGGCAGCCCCGACATCGTCGGCTTCACCATCGGTGCGGCGACCGGTGCCCTGATCCAGATCACGGTGCTGGGCGGCGGGCCCGACGCGACCGCGCCGGCGGCCCTCGTCGGAGGTCTCGTCACCGCCGCGGTCGTCGGGGCGCTGGCGTGGCAGGGCGGGAGGCACGGCGGCATCCCCGGCGTGCGGCTCGTCCTGGTCGGGATCGGTGTCGCTGCCGTCCTGCAGGCCGTCAACACGCTGCTCGTGGTCCGGGCCGACCTGTCGGCCGCACAGGACGCCGCCCACTGGCTCGCGGGCTCGTTCAACGCCATGACGTGGCAGGACGTCGCGCGCCTGGGCCTGGTCCTCGCGGTCGTCGCGCCCTTCACCGCCGCGCTCGCCCGGACCCTGCCCGTCCTCGCGCTGGGCGACGACGCGGCCCGGGGCATCGGCGTGCCGGTCGAGAGCTCGCGGCTGGCGCTGGTCGTGTGCGGCGTCGTCCTCGTCGCGGCGGCCACGGCGGTCGCCGGGCCGATCGCCTTCATCGCGCTGGCCGCGCCGCAGCTGGCCCGCAGGATCACGCGCACGGCAGGCTCGGGCCTGGCCTCGGCCGCGCTGATGGGCGCGGCGCTGACGCTGGCCAGCGACATCGTCGCCCAACGACTCTTCGCCCCGACTCAGCTGCCGGTCGGCGTCGTTTCCGGCTCCCTCGGGGGCCTCTACCTGATCTGGCTGCTCACGAGGGAGAAGCGATGA
- a CDS encoding alpha/beta hydrolase-fold protein, with protein MRQPPKVPRPSPVPRVPVPERLRDPDVLRAARGPIVDVEPDTCVATFVHDAPRASAVLLFANRLTDESDPDATTMEQVGPGGPWALSVRMAPTWRASYSFIVHEGPDEPPWRRAGGHVGLRALLDRGVPDPHVRDRALNRAGTAMSVVSLPDAPSQPWRGGSFTARPPVHRIDGRDVWVHRVGSGRDLPVLVVLDGEAWLDHHGLHRSLDAAHRDGALPAHVAVFVASGSVADRWADIGTPDGVTAFVATSVLPWLHAREDVTRSPEQTVVAGQSLGGLSALWAAALHPDRVGVAIAQSASLWKADPARALARCGGRVLLEVGLQEWTLLPLHRRLADDLAGAETTVELTEFDGGHDYACWRGGLVDLVARALS; from the coding sequence ATGAGGCAACCGCCCAAGGTTCCTCGTCCGTCGCCCGTCCCGCGGGTGCCCGTGCCCGAGCGTCTGCGCGACCCCGACGTCCTGCGCGCGGCGCGCGGGCCCATCGTCGACGTCGAGCCCGACACGTGCGTGGCGACGTTCGTCCACGACGCGCCCCGGGCCTCCGCGGTGCTGCTGTTCGCCAACCGCCTGACGGACGAGTCCGACCCCGACGCCACCACGATGGAGCAGGTCGGCCCGGGCGGGCCGTGGGCGCTGAGCGTGCGCATGGCACCGACGTGGCGGGCGTCGTACTCCTTCATCGTCCACGAGGGGCCGGACGAGCCCCCGTGGCGACGGGCCGGCGGTCACGTCGGGCTCCGGGCATTGCTCGATCGCGGGGTACCCGACCCGCACGTGCGCGATCGCGCGCTGAACCGCGCGGGCACCGCCATGTCGGTGGTGTCCCTGCCGGACGCGCCGTCGCAGCCGTGGCGCGGTGGCTCGTTCACTGCTCGTCCGCCGGTCCATCGCATCGACGGGCGGGACGTGTGGGTCCACCGGGTCGGCTCGGGCCGCGACCTGCCGGTGCTCGTGGTCCTCGACGGCGAGGCCTGGCTCGATCACCACGGCCTGCACCGCTCCCTGGACGCGGCCCACCGCGACGGTGCCCTCCCCGCGCACGTGGCGGTGTTCGTCGCCTCCGGCAGCGTGGCCGACCGGTGGGCCGACATCGGCACTCCCGACGGCGTGACGGCCTTCGTGGCCACCTCGGTGCTGCCGTGGCTGCACGCGCGGGAGGACGTCACGCGCTCGCCGGAGCAGACGGTGGTCGCGGGGCAGAGCCTCGGCGGGCTCTCGGCCCTGTGGGCCGCCGCGCTGCACCCCGATCGCGTGGGCGTCGCCATCGCCCAGTCCGCCTCGCTCTGGAAGGCCGACCCGGCGCGCGCGCTGGCCCGGTGCGGCGGGCGCGTCCTGCTCGAGGTCGGGCTGCAGGAGTGGACCCTGCTCCCCCTCCACCGGCGGCTCGCCGACGACCTCGCCGGCGCGGAGACGACGGTCGAGCTGACCGAGTTCGACGGCGGCCACGACTACGCCTGCTGGCGCGGCGGCCTCGTCGACCTGGTCGCTCGTGCACTTTCCTGA
- a CDS encoding ABC transporter ATP-binding protein, with protein MTVPARLQARGLSAGYDGRPVLADLDVAIPDGCFTVLVGPNASGKSTLLRALARMLVPTTGEVLLDGRPIGEYGSKEVARILGLLPQTPVAPSGLEVVDLVGRGRFPHQTWLRQWTREDERAVDEALARAGVSDLRDRSIDELSGGQRQRVWIAMALAQQTSMLLLDEPTTYLDLSHQLEVLDLCRSLQQDGSTVVAVLHDLNLAFRYADHLVVLSGGRIVAQGAPTEVVTAELVEDVFDVPCRLLPDPETGTPMIIPRSSGHDRRGPRQPVRLGPDPAP; from the coding sequence ATGACCGTCCCCGCCCGACTCCAGGCCCGCGGCCTGTCCGCCGGCTACGACGGCCGGCCCGTCCTGGCCGACCTCGACGTGGCGATCCCCGACGGGTGCTTCACCGTGCTCGTCGGCCCCAACGCCTCGGGCAAGTCCACCCTGCTGCGCGCCCTCGCCCGGATGCTGGTGCCGACCACGGGCGAGGTCCTGCTCGACGGCCGCCCGATCGGCGAGTACGGCAGCAAGGAGGTCGCCCGCATCCTGGGACTCCTCCCCCAGACCCCCGTCGCACCCAGCGGCCTGGAGGTCGTCGATCTCGTCGGCCGCGGTCGCTTCCCGCACCAGACGTGGCTACGCCAGTGGACCCGCGAGGACGAGCGTGCCGTCGACGAGGCGCTCGCCCGGGCAGGCGTCAGCGACCTGCGCGACCGGTCGATCGACGAGCTCTCCGGCGGTCAGCGCCAGCGGGTCTGGATCGCCATGGCGCTGGCCCAGCAGACCTCGATGCTGCTGCTCGACGAGCCCACCACGTACCTGGACCTGTCGCACCAGCTCGAGGTCCTCGACCTGTGCCGGTCGCTGCAGCAGGACGGGTCGACCGTGGTGGCGGTGCTGCACGACCTCAACCTGGCGTTCCGGTACGCCGACCACCTGGTCGTGCTGTCGGGCGGTCGGATCGTGGCCCAGGGCGCGCCCACCGAAGTCGTCACGGCCGAGCTGGTCGAGGACGTGTTCGACGTGCCCTGCCGGCTGCTGCCCGATCCGGAGACCGGGACGCCGATGATCATCCCGCGGTCGTCAGGTCATGATCGACGTGGTCCGCGGCAGCCTGTGCGGCTCGGACCGGATCCTGCTCCCTGA